Within Vigna unguiculata cultivar IT97K-499-35 chromosome 2, ASM411807v1, whole genome shotgun sequence, the genomic segment GTCTCCCCGCTACATGCCACTTTGTATGGTGTATTTGGGATCATTCTTGGTAGGTAGTTGCAGAAATTTAGTGCTTTAGCTGGAGAATACAAATGATTCGAGATATACCATTGCCAAAAATGTAATCAATTTATTAGTAGTGACTAATGTCATTTCAACTGACCTTTTTGCACGATATTAAAAGCTATACGTGAGTGATGCTCTCGCTAATCTCAATTGAACCTACGCATTTCTAACCAAATGGCAAAACGAGCCGAGATTAAATAAACACATGTTACTCATATCCAGGGGAATTGAATTAGACCTCAAAGGTTAATAATCAAACCGATACAGCACAGAACAGTTAGCAAGAAAATGCAAGATTTGTAAAAGATAACACGAAAATGCACCATTTGATAAATATACAAAAGTGTATACAAACAACTACAATGGAAAATCCaccaaaattgattttaatggTGGACAGAATTCAAGTTTAACTGCAGCAATTATACTATACAGGctgtcatttcatcattgtttgtaatataaatattatttggaaGTTGATTTGGGTCAGACCGAGTCATCAGATTCCTCAGAATCACTCCTGTCAGGCTCCCCTGCATTCGTATGATTCTCTGGAACATCATGTTTCGGTGCAGGCTTAGGTGCAGCTTTTTTATTACCACCTCGAGCATTCTCCTCGACTTCTTGTTCAGCGGCTTCTGCATGTGAATCTCAGTCAAGGAAATAACCAAAGTGAAGACTGTTTCCACAATCAAGAAGGCAACAAACTAGATTTTGTCATTGATGCAAACATAGACTCTTGTTATCCCATGAACCCCGTGTCTATAAACGAGGAAAACAATAAAAGGGTGGTAAGAAAATAAGCAATAATAATCTCAATAACTatccattattttaataaaaaaaattgaaagcgAAATCATAGATTAAggattaaaaaatgaaaacaacacTCATTTGCTGTTTGAGGCAACAAAGACGTTTAAGGATATCAAGATTTTCAGCTGTTCCTCGAGCCATGATTTTGAGGAGATCTTTCTCAACACGGGACACAAGCTCAGGCtggaaaatgaaacattaacaaaaatgttaatatgAGATCATAtacacatacatatacatatatggaGGAAGAGAGGCATGTATGTCAATGTTTGTTATGTGagtgaatataaatacattaaGATCTGGCTCCCTGCGAAATCTACGCTTGCGAGCATCTCTCATGGGCGGGGTGAGGCCATGCCTGTACTCAATTACATCTGGAGCAGCATCACCGGATTCCCGAACCATAATCATCTGTTAGTTGAACTCATGAAAAAATCAGATACAGTTATTAAGTTACATAAATCAAAGATGTGATTAGGAATGAATGAATTGTTTGATTAATGATGTATAACTGACCTGACCAATATCAGCTGTCTTAATCAAAGAGTTATCATCATATGACTTGTAGGATTCAACAACACAGGGAAGGTCCAATAGAGAAGCTGGGAAGTGTTCATTCCCAATCATAAACGTACCACTTCTTCCATCCTCACTAAATGACAAATCTAATGACTTGTCTTCAGATGAAGAAGGATCAGTTTCATTTAAAAGCCGCTCTATCCGCTCTGCCACATTCGGTGGAACTCTAAGTATGAATTGCTCCTCCATAACTATAAACAATAGGCCATGTTTCAAAACATTATCATGTAAAATGACTTGatttaaaaaacacataatagaGTTGAAATGATTTAGAAATCAAATCCcatgttttgaaatttaaaaaaaaaaaaagagatttaggAAATAATTCTTGTGTTGTTATTAGATAAAATAGACTTGATTTCCTTTCTGTATGTTTCACTTTCACCACTTTAATACAAAGTTATTAACTCGTTGAGTGAAACAATAAAGGAAATTAAATTATCACAACACAAAATACCAACCCTTTCAAAAGGGATTTGTTTCTGTTCCTCCACCCTGAACTCTATAATTAATCACAAAACTTCAAAGTAAAATTACACAGAGAGTGTTAACCTATAGAGTGAAAAGATAATTGAACAGTGCAGTTTTGACACAACCACAAACCAATGGGGGAGCTAACTCGTACACAGAGAAGCAAAACATCAAATTTTTAGGCTTACATAAAATCGGGTTCAAAAATTAGCATACAAAAGACGAAGGAACAATAATTGAATAGAAAGCACTGCAGTCACATTTGTAAATCAAATctgcaaagaaaaaaatgaggaaGGAAGCAACATTACCTAATCGGGCAGTGAATGGAGTTCCTTCGTTGCAGAGGCGAAGTATGACAGAATCAGGGGGCAACACTGTAATTCCTTCGTTGCAGAGGCGAAGTATGACAGAATCAGGGGGTTGCGCGGTTCGGGTTGGGAAAAAATTGAAGTGTGCAAACCCTAGAAAGGGTAGAGGAGGAAAACGCGAAGACGCAGGGAGGCGACGTGGTGGATGTCACGGTGGAGGAGAAACGCGTGCAGGGAGCACCAATTTCGAGCGAGAGAGAAACTGGGCAGTGGATGGAGAATGGAATGGAACTGTGTGCGGGAGGAGAGCACCAAAATTAAAACACAAGAGCTACACTGCACGCTGCACGTGTTGTTTTAGAGTAACTTAAACGGGATGCGGGCCGGCCCATTTTGGCTCGCGGGCCGGTCCGACGGGCCAATAGATTTGACGAATCGAATTGTTTTGGATTGATGAGTTAATATTTTTGACTCGACCCATATTTTTCTTGTCAGGTTGACGAGTCGACCCGTGGAATctgacccattttgacatcctGACCATAATGCATCTATAACGAAAccatatgatataaaaatataatccaACGCCTTGACACTATCATTGACTgcataaagtttattttttgcATTGTCATCTCATTCCAAACTATCATATATACATAAAAGCTTGttggttttataaaaattaaccaAAAATGAGTTCTGTTCTGACTGGTTAAAATGGAAGAATTTAAAgcttaataaaatttcatatctAGTTGAACTAAATGGTTCCACCTTTTCTATTTCATAGCAGTGTGACATTATTGTACTTAGAAGCTTATTCTGATTTTTTGATCCATGTGATGACAGCATCATAGGGTGATTTTCAATCGTTGCGTGTCTCTATGCAGTTACTTGGGgttagggatggcaattagggcctggTCCGCGGGTCCGGTCCACAGGCCCACATAAAAAACGCGGGGCGCGCCAGAATAATGAGCCTGCAGGTCCGGGTGGGCTCAGCCCGCGGCCCGTACGGGCTAGCCCGCGGTCCGCGCGGGCCagcccgcataaaattaaaaaaaagaaaaaaaacttttacttgtgtatattaattacttcttttatggacttttgcattaacatttcaaattcttgtataactggaaaagacaagtattatataattcttaatgtgctaaaatttaaagaatatattgtgtatgtcatagtatgaatatgatgaaaatgttgaattatcaatttatcatctaattccccaaagtctttacttaattttgtgaactttttgaagtttcccaatttttaaacatggaaagttttatcataaaataaataaataaataaataattttttttaaaaaaaaagtggaccGGCCCGCGGACCCGCGGGCCAACCTTTATGCGGGACGAGCCAGAGTATGCGGCCCGCATAAAATGTGCGGGCCGGGCCGGGCCGGTCCGCAGTGTGCGGGCCTTATGCAGGGCGAGACTAAACGGGGCGGGCCGACCCGTATTGCCACTCCTACTTGGGGTTACTGGTAATCACTATTTGGTCTCTGAACCACTCATTTGTGAAAAAAGTGCTCACATTTTTCCTGCTTCCTCCGGCATATCTTCAAATCTAAACTcatcaaattaagaaaatgaattatAGAATGCCAAATGGTTGTGAAAATTGATCTCTAGATTGTTGAATCTGTCAAACTTTTTGTCATTGTAAATGGTGTGTCTGTATTTCATCATTTAAATATGAATGTTGTTTCAAGAGAAACTGTCAATGTACAATGAAATGTTACATAcgaattttgaaatatgatatgtatatctatattttaaaaacaatgccagaatttttaaaatgtaaacttaAGTTATCTATATctatttattaatatagttTTCTAAAATTCCACATTTAATTCAGATTTAAAAACTTGATTCTGTATTATTATTACCGATTACAGATCCCTAATGTGTGTATGTA encodes:
- the LOC114173909 gene encoding transcription initiation factor TFIID subunit 7-like produces the protein MEEQFILRVPPNVAERIERLLNETDPSSSEDKSLDLSFSEDGRSGTFMIGNEHFPASLLDLPCVVESYKSYDDNSLIKTADIGQMIMVRESGDAAPDVIEYRHGLTPPMRDARKRRFRREPDLNPELVSRVEKDLLKIMARGTAENLDAEAAEQEVEENARGGNKKAAPKPAPKHDVPENHTNAGEPDRSDSEESDDSV